The genomic window cctgagcgcgtcctccaccgttctttttttagaaccaaagttccttttaagaacgtgggctacctgctctttctctgggcacgtcctccaccgttctcttttagaaccaaggttctttttagaacgtgggctgcctactttctctgagcgcgtcctccaccgttctcttttagaaccaaggttctttttagaacgtgggctgcctactcttcaaccgtttactgcagtttacagggcgtcctcctcccgactttatgagtcgtagggcaatcctcctgtctatatatcgagtttgtaacacgtatacaatttcaatactaaatttacagagagtatttcgcctcgaccatttagtgactgaactttaatttagcctatgacgtagtaacatcagccaataggagagaatggctccttaccttttttcagaccgcgcggtttagttcagtcacctcacggacggattgacctcctctcttgtcctaattgcagaattcgactccagccaaaaaccatcctctgctaccaatttgttgggaattttcttctccgacccagacgggccccaacaccgccccgatgaaccgactggtttttgactgagtggtccaagcaaagtctcgacaacaaaagttcttttaaaatgatttatatagaatataattgaatgcaatataatagaagtatacgtggtacaaactcttcagtgcactggtgctagttgcctaggaatctacctaacccaagtggatctcagcagtgtccaagcgaaaagcctcccgtgctgggcgatgtcctttctttcatactctctgtccataagtttcgaattgttaagtttcgataactccccaatcctggctgctctccatggaaattcacctgctcctcttctcccagcctgtgtgcctggttatctaaaaactgcttgctacacatcctgcactgaataggccccttctgttctcctcaaggccactgaggcctccttactcctgctttcccacagtcttcctgaaaaacactaaattgacacatcaagttattagcctttaattttcttttttccaacaaagtacaaacaaaaatagtgttatttacactttatgtaggaaggagttcgcttatcacaggagcacttccacccttcattaccacctcaacgcaaaacatgttgcggctaaagctgggcatacactgtgcgatattttaaatcgtgtactcagctccagctcaaactgtacgactaaatcgcagggagagtcggctcgtggagctgcttcaacagtgcgatactctcacgaggagcgatttgaatttcaaacatgtttgatgttcttgcgacgctgcgatttctgatcgggagttggtcgtgaggtgtgaatcgctcctcgtttacctgtgtgaactatacgatgcacgacacgcgattgagccgaaacgagtgaaaaattggctgaaaatgggccaaaaatcgcacagtgtacgcccagcttaacgcgcaggtcagtaatgataacttagctgctaaatgtattcctagtacgatagggtgaccaaacgtccgtaattcacatcctgtcccgggcgtcccgggtttttttttaaagtgaggaaatgtcctggtttttaaagtaccttcattggaccattaagtctggattaaactttcgcgagtggccgtagcgcgtgactccgcacgcgtttatacatgacgcgtcacattatttgtgttgtccgctccctgtggtcgaagataaatgcttacaagaagcgctgcgaattgcgtcaactgatgcaagttacgaactaccgtccaggggtgagtttcccaaaacgttcttagcgccaagtacttcttaacctcgtacgtaagaacgacgttacgaagtacttagcgctaagaacgttttgggaaactcaccccagaaagacaatgtcgaagaaaatccagcagctgtatgatgaggaaagaattaaaacaggttattgtgaagagtgccacaaatgtggctctgactggggatcactggacctctgttagcaacaagaatgatcttggtgtgacagctcatattatagatgatgaatctatagatgatgaagatccagtcatttgctttgagcatgcagaagaccacttctaggcactatggagatgcctgtggcagaggcctgggaaattaaagaaaaatataccatctaaaatggtattaaaaaacatcttctgatttattcaattcttccaatatcctgagcaaaacatttttggtcagaatttccaatgttctgaactgttttctgcacactacacatatattggtctgtgtagtagactggtggaaaaataaacaagatgttgaagtttatgattatgttcattgattcattcatcattcaaacttaaattaatatttctcatgttaaatactgaaatgcgattaaaatgcaattaatttcgattaattaattacaaagcttccaattaattcgattaatttttttaatcgcgtcccacccctaattataACATTATATATGTACCTGAAGTGAAGACAAAAAATGTCAGCAAATTTTTAAGTTGCAATAGTTTTTCTTAAAATCTCCAACATGAAAAGCTTGACTGCTTCTATGACACAATTCTTGAACTATCCTTTCCAACAGATCCTACAATAGTGATTAAACTGAAATGACAACAAAAACAGTCCAATGCACAGTGATAAACAAACTCTACAGATCATCCATTAGTGGAGATTAGCCAAACAAACTCAGCCGCAGACTGCAATTCATTGAGATATTTGACTAATGGGGAAGTTCCAAGTGTCCTCCCTTTGGTGATATACATTAGACAGTGGACACTAATGCCTAACATTAGTCCCAAACTGTCacacctgtgtttgtttgttcatgggATTGTGGTCATATAAGTGTCCATGTGTATAAAAGGCCAGGATGGACAGTATTCAGACATTGAGCTAGAGTGTAGAAGCATCCAGATCATCTCCTCACACTGAAGCAACATGGAGCCCAGAGCCTCTCTCTACATTCTAGCCCTGCTGCTGGGTCTCTACCAGGCTCTCCCTCTCACAGAACCTCAGCATGTGGACATCATTTCACGCATTATCACCATCAATAATGGTCAGACAAGTTGCTGGTTGTTATCTTTTTATATTAACATTTTGTTTGAAGTTCCTGTTTGGTTTTTGCAACCCAAATTTCTTTTTGTTCCATGATTGTATGACGGATCTAGTGAAGAGTTGGTGGAGGGAGACATACATTTGCCAAGAACCAGGAATGCTCTGGTCTGCCCGAGTAACAAATGCTTTTGGCAGAAGTCTTCAACTGGAGTAGTGCAGGTCCCTTATGTCGTGAGCAATGATTTCTGTAAGTAAAACCTCcagattcaggttcaggttttaCATTGATGTTGATGTTATTTCTTAATGTTTTTGCTTCGTTCTTTTTCAGCTTCTTCTGACCTGAATGTAATTACCAGTGCCATGGCATCCTTCCACAGCAAAACCTGCATTCGCTTTGTTCGCAGAACGGTTGAACCTGATTACATCAGCATTCAGAACCTAAATGGGTGAGAGCAGGGAACTATTTGAATTATTTTACTTCTGTTATTCCTGTTTTGTACACATTGCCAATTGCTTGATGTCTGTGACCACGAcagtcttctctctgtctttcaggTGCTACTCTGCTACTGGCAAAACAGGTGGTTCTCAGGTGATCTCTCTCAGCACAAGCGGATGTGTGTACCATGGTATCGTTGAGCATGAGTTGAACCATGCGCTCGGTTTCTACCATGAGCATACCAGGAGCGACCGTGACAAGTATGTCAGGATCAACTGGGAAAACATTGACCCATCAATGCAGTACAATTTTAACAAGGCGAACACCAACAACCTCAACACACCATATGACTACACCTCCGTGATGCACTATGGAAGAACTGCTTTCTCTGTTAACGGCCAGTACACCATCACTCCTATACCTGATGCTTCAGTGGTGATAGGGCAGAGAGAGGAACTCTCTACCATTGATGTCAAGAGGATCAAAATTCTGTATAATTGCTAAAATTGACCTTATATGATGTAAAATTTCTAAACAATACTTCCTCTGTTGCTCGACCTAGTGTGTAATCAAAAATGTTACAGTGCAATTGTCCTGCATCATGTGACTGTACAATATGTACTAATGTCATATAATAAAATACTTCAAAGCAAATTAATCATGTTCAATGGTATGTATTCAGAATGGTCTGAGCAGCAGTGCTGGGGGGCACAGCATGGCATTATACGTGGATGAATCGCATCTTGCTCTGAGAGCTTTAATTATGAGtatgtgtgccatatttttgtcaattgtgattttcaccccaatcgaaatttgtcctccgcatttacccatctgtgcacttagaacacacacacacaagggattACTAGGTGGCTTTGTTgaacacatgcccagagtggtgggcagccctagcccgtcgccctggagcagttggggttacgtgccttgctcaagggcaacaTCTCAGTTTTCTTGAACACACTACGACTTGGGCCTCCAGGCTCTGTACTTTACTCATAAAAGGCTAAATGAGAGCTGTGTAAATAAGTCTTAATCCTAGATTGAAAAATTGGGCTTGTAACTGAGCCTCAAATTGATGCTGTAAGGTTGTTTGATGAGTAAGAGTCTTCATAGGACAAAGATTTACAAATAgctgtaattgtaataattatatGGTCTAATGAAAACCCTCCATGTGGAGAGTACAGTCGACCACGTGGGTTATGATGTGAAATGAGGACACTGTGAGACCAGACCATGCTTTTTGCATCATTGGGTTCATGCAGTAGAACCTCTGTTTCATTGGAATTTAGAAGAAAACAGTGAGTTGCTGTCCATTGTTTATGTCCTTTATTCAGTCATTGTTGTTAATATTACAGGCATAATCAGGAtttgaagatatatacaactgagtatcatcgaCGTAACAATAGAAACACATATCATGTTTGCAAATAAATGTGCCTGACAGTAGTCTAATGAGAATTACATGGGGCATGGTATtgacccttgtgggacaccatattttacaaCTAGCAGCTCAGAGTATTCATTCCATACAAAGATAAATTGACAATTGTAACAGGGCAGCATGATCACAGAGGCAAGTAAGATTACAAATCCAGACAGGCTGCACCCTGAGGTTTTTGTCACTCTTTGGTCTGGTGGTGACGCACGTGTTTGCTGAGAGTAGGACTTGGGTCCAAGACCATATATGGTTGCTGCCCTCAGCCTTTGGTACAAAGTTCGTCAGAAGTGGGATGGTACTCTGATACCAACAGGACTGTTTCCATGGTTAAGAACCCATCCCTACTTTGACAGGATGGTTCAAAATCCATTGAAAAACCCTATTGAGGTGCATGGATGTGGTCCTGGAtgtaaggtggaggtgtgggacaGACGGAAAGTGTGAAGTGCAGGGGAACGTTCTGGTAGCATCAGTGGAGATCATCACTCTCTGATGGAGAGGGTGATGTGATGGAGACTGCCACTCCAGAAGGTTTAATGGGTGCTATAAGTTCTCATCATGAGAGCTGGCTCTTTGGCTTTGTGGTCAAGGCACCAGTTTTGTTGCGTTAGATTCATGTGGTCTTTGCCTTTGTCACAACCTTTTACAAGCGCTTCAAAATCttatgcattttagtttgattttggATTTAATTCCATATTTTGCAAATATGGATGTTTGTAGCATCTTTGGACAAGCCAGGGAAATGACTCCTTTTTGATTTTGAACCATTACTTATCAACAAATCATTCAAAGAAAAATGGACAGAAATTGATTTTGCTTTCTGAAACagattataacatatgtgtacCTGAAGTGAAGACAAAAAATGTCAGCAAAATTTTCAGTTGCAATAGTTTTTCTTAAAATCTCCAACATGAAAAGCTTGACTGTTCGACTGCTTCTATGACACAATTCTTGAACTATCCTTTCCAACAGATCCTACAATAGTGATTAAACTGAAATGACAACAAAAACAGTCTAATGCACAGTGATAACCAAACTCTACAGATCATCCATTAGTGGAGATTAGCCAAACAAACTCAGCCGCACACTGCAATTCATTGAGATATTTGACTAATGGGGAAGTTCCAAGTGTCCTCCCTTTGGTGATATACATTAGACAGTGGACACTAATGCCTAACATTAGTCCCACACTGTCacacctgtgtttgtttgttcatgggATTGTGGTCATATAAGTGTCCATGTGTATAAAAGGCCAGGATGGACAGTATTCAGACATTGAGCTAGAGTGTAGAAGCATCCAGATCATCTCCTCACACTGAAGCAACATGGAGCCCAGAGCCTCTCTCTACATTCTAGCCCTGCTGCTGGGTCTCTACCAGGCTCTCCCTCTCACAGAACCTCAGCATGTGGACATCATTTCACGCATTATCACCATCAACAATGGTCAGACAAGTTGctggttgttttctttttattttaacatgctTTCTCTTAAGATGTATAAACACATTTGATAAATACTAAACATTTTACTATGGCAATGCTAAAACATTTCATTTGAAGTTCCTGTTATTTGGTTTTTGCAACCCAAATCCCTTTTTTGTCCATGATTGCATGAAGGATCTAGTGAACAGTTGGTGGAGGGAGACATACTTTTGCCAAGTACCAGGAATGCTCTGGTCTGCCGGAGTAACAACTGCTTTTGGCAAAAGTCTTCAACTGGAGTAGTGCAGGTCCCTTATGTCGTGAGTAAAGATTTCTGTAAGTAAAACCTCcagattcaggttcaggtttacATTGATGTTGATGTTATTTCTTAATGTTTTTGCTTGGTTCTTTTTCAGCTTCTTCTGACCTGAATGTAATTACCAGTGCCATGGCATCCTTCCACAGCAAAACCTGCATTCGCTTTGTTCGCAGAACGGTTGAACCTGATTACATCAGCATTCAGAACCTAAATGGGTGAGAGCAGGAAACTATTTGAATTATTTTACTTCTGTTATTCCTGTTTTGTACACATTGCCAATTGCTTGATGTCTGTGACCAGGACAGCCTTCTCCCTGTCTTTTAGGTGCTACTCTTCTATTGGCAGAACAGGTGGTTCTCAGGTGATCTCTCTCAGCAAAGACGGATGTGTGTACCATGGTATCGTTGAGCATGAGTTGAACCACGCGCTCGGTTTCTACCATGAGCATACCAGGAGTGACCGTGACAAGTATGTCAGGATCAACTGGCAAAACATTGACCCATCAATGCAGTCCAATTTTAACAAGGAGAACACCAACAACCTCAACACACCATATGACTACACCTCCGTGATGCACTATGGAAGAACTGCTTTCTCTGTTAACGGCCAGTACACCATCACTCCTATTCCTGATGCTTCAGTGGTGATAGGGCAGAGAGAGGAACTGTCTACCATTGATGTCAAGAGGATCAAAATTCTGTATAATTGCTAAAATTGACATTATATGATGTAAAATTTCTAAACAATACTTCCTCTGTTGCTCGACCTAGTGTGTAATCAAAAATGTAACAATGCAATTGTCATGCATCATGTGACTGTACAATATGTACTAATGTCATATAATAAAATACTTCAAAGCAAATTAATCATGTTCAATGGTATGTATTCAGAATGGTCTGAGCAGCAGTGCTGGGGGGCACAGCATGGCATTATACGTGGATGAATCGCATCTTGCTCTGAGAGCTTTAATTATGAGtatgtgtgccatatttttgtcaaatgtgatttttaccccaatcgaaatttgtcctctgcatttatccatctgtgcagttagaacacacacacacaagggattACTAGGAGGCTTTgttgcacacgtgcccagagcagtgggcagccctagctcgccgccggggagcagttggggttacgtgccttgctcaagggcaacaTCTCAGTTTTCTTGAACACACTATGACTTGGGCCTCCAGGCTCTGTATTTTACACACAAAAGGCTAAATGAGAGCTGTGTAAATAAGTCTTAAACCTAGATTGAAAAATTGGGCTTGTAACTGAGCCTCAAATTGATGCTGTAAGGTTGTTTGATGAGTAAGAGTCTTCATAGGACAAAGATTTACAAATAgctgtaattgtaataattatatGGTCTAATGAAAACCCTCCATGTGGAGAGTACAGTCGACCACGTGGGTTATGATGTGAAATGAGGACACTGTGAGACCAGACCATGCTTTTTGCATCATTGGGTTCATGCAGTAGAACCTCTGTTTCATTGGAATTTAGAAGAAAACAGTGAGTTGCTGTCCATTGTTTATGTCCTTTATTCAGTCATTGTTGTTAATATTACAGGCATAATCAGGAtttgaagatatatacaactgagtatcattgACGTAACAAtgtgtcaggaatgccacctgatctttcttaatcaacctcacctgcccctcattaccacgcccccttcagccttacttaagcacttcaccagcacatctcagttgcgaagtattgccgactcatgccgcgtaccaagcctttctatatcctgtctgctctcctgtgtcctgaccctcgcttacgtccccgaccttgtctcctgcctaatccctctgtacctcctgacttctgctcccccggtatgaccctggaccgtcctgaccacgccaagaaaacgctgttactactgatcctagtactcgtgattcacctgcctttgtttgtaccagcgtctcatttcaataaaagcggtgttcttccgcatttggatccctctctgcctgttcaatacgttacacaaTGGAAACACATATCATGTTTGCAAATAAATGTGCCTGACAGTAGTCTAATGAGAATTACATGGGGCATGGTATtgacccttgtgggacaccatatttaacaaCTGGCAGCTCAGAGTATTCATTCCATACAAAGATAAATTGACAATTGTAACAGGGCAGCATGATCACAGAGGCAAGTAAGATTACAAATCCAGACAGGCTGCACCCTGAGGTTTTTGTCACTCTTTGGTCTGGTGGTGACGCACGTGTTTGCTGAGAGTAGGACCTGGGTCCAAGACAATCTATGGTTGCTGCCGTCAGCCTTTGGTACAAATTTCGTCAGAAGTGGGATGGTACTTTGATACCAACGGGACTGTTTCCATGGTTAAGAACCCATCCCTACTGTGACAGGATGGTTCAAAATCCATTGAAAAACCCTATTGAGGTGCATGGATGTGGTCCTGGAtgtaaggtggaggtgtgggacaGACGGAGAGTGTGAAGTGCAGGGGAACGATCTGATAGCATCAGTGGA from Brachyhypopomus gauderio isolate BG-103 unplaced genomic scaffold, BGAUD_0.2 sc190, whole genome shotgun sequence includes these protein-coding regions:
- the LOC143502107 gene encoding hatching enzyme 1.2-like, whose translation is MEPRASLYILALLLGLYQALPLTEPQHVDIISRIITINNGSSEQLVEGDILLPSTRNALVCRSNNCFWQKSSTGVVQVPYVVSKDFSSSDLNVITSAMASFHSKTCIRFVRRTVEPDYISIQNLNGCYSSIGRTGGSQVISLSKDGCVYHGIVEHELNHALGFYHEHTRSDRDKYVRINWQNIDPSMQSNFNKENTNNLNTPYDYTSVMHYGRTAFSVNGQYTITPIPDASVVIGQREELSTIDVKRIKILYNC
- the LOC143502110 gene encoding hatching enzyme 1.2-like, giving the protein MEPRASLYILALLLGLYQALPLTEPQHVDIISRIITINNGQTSCWLLSFYINILFEGDIHLPRTRNALVCPSNKCFWQKSSTGVVQVPYVVSNDFSSSDLNVITSAMASFHSKTCIRFVRRTVEPDYISIQNLNGCYSATGKTGGSQVISLSTSGCVYHGIVEHELNHALGFYHEHTRSDRDKYVRINWENIDPSMQYNFNKANTNNLNTPYDYTSVMHYGRTAFSVNGQYTITPIPDASVVIGQREELSTIDVKRIKILYNC